A DNA window from Moorella thermoacetica contains the following coding sequences:
- a CDS encoding tautomerase family protein, translating into MPLATIQIWEGPDRARKQKLIEAVRQAMINYGGLDPEEVYIVVQDLSRDSYTIKNVLSSEDTLTCATVRGCPYSGQDGCLLKQGKNCWETDHGCPLNPCAGKHEACSFFRHVQLMEVV; encoded by the coding sequence TCCAGATTTGGGAGGGTCCCGACCGGGCCAGAAAACAGAAACTCATCGAAGCTGTTCGCCAGGCCATGATCAATTATGGCGGCCTGGACCCGGAAGAAGTTTATATCGTTGTCCAGGATTTATCCCGGGATAGCTATACCATTAAGAATGTCCTGAGCTCCGAAGACACCCTGACCTGCGCCACCGTCCGCGGCTGCCCCTACAGCGGCCAGGATGGCTGCCTGCTGAAACAGGGAAAAAACTGCTGGGAAACCGACCACGGCTGCCCCTTGAACCCCTGCGCCGGCAAACACGAGGCCTGCAGCTTCTTCCGCCACGTCCAGTTAATGGAGGTAGTGTAG
- a CDS encoding aminotransferase class I/II-fold pyridoxal phosphate-dependent enzyme — MLDQTRTPVFTAIKQYIDDEVIPFHVPGHKQGRALPEFKEYVGERVLAMDLTCVPGLDNICNPRDVIREAEELTAAAYGAEHAFFLVNGTTSGIQAMILAVCQPGDKIIIPRNAHRSALGGLILSGARPVYIEPEINADFGISMGITPEQVEAALREHPDAKAVFVISPNYYGTVPPLKEIVAIAHSYDVPVLVDEAHGAHLKFHPALPPSAMEAGADLAATSAHKLAGSLTQSSYLLLQGGRLDPKHIKAVLNLSQTTSPSYILLASLDVARKQMILKGRKLLERTLEIAHWIRGELSRIEGLAIMGEEVTSLPGCSYLDPTKITVNVQGLGLSGYEMETLLRREYKIQVELSDLYNVLLLVSIGDNEETAGKLVAAFKDIARKRSLKNVVRFCPPLPAIPRMAVLPREAFYSQTYCLELDYAEGEISAEAITAYPPGIPLVCPGEVITREIIDYVNLLKREHADLQGPEDPELKVIRVLKDTVSMLEHGAASRAGLA; from the coding sequence ATGCTGGACCAGACCAGGACACCGGTCTTTACGGCGATAAAACAATATATAGATGATGAGGTTATTCCCTTCCACGTGCCCGGACACAAGCAGGGCCGGGCCCTGCCGGAGTTTAAGGAGTATGTGGGCGAACGGGTCCTGGCCATGGATTTGACCTGTGTTCCGGGCCTGGATAATATCTGCAACCCCCGGGATGTCATCCGGGAGGCGGAGGAACTGACGGCGGCGGCCTACGGAGCGGAACACGCTTTTTTTCTCGTCAACGGCACCACCTCCGGCATCCAGGCCATGATCCTGGCCGTCTGCCAGCCAGGGGACAAGATTATCATTCCCCGCAACGCCCATCGCTCGGCCCTGGGGGGCCTTATCCTGAGCGGGGCCCGGCCGGTATATATTGAACCGGAGATCAACGCTGACTTTGGTATCTCCATGGGTATAACCCCGGAACAAGTGGAAGCGGCCTTAAGGGAACACCCGGACGCGAAAGCAGTCTTCGTTATCAGCCCCAATTACTACGGCACCGTCCCTCCGTTAAAGGAAATCGTTGCTATAGCCCATAGCTATGACGTGCCGGTATTGGTCGATGAGGCCCACGGTGCCCACCTGAAGTTCCATCCGGCGCTACCTCCTTCAGCCATGGAGGCGGGGGCGGACCTGGCGGCAACCAGTGCCCATAAGTTAGCCGGTTCCCTGACCCAGAGTTCCTATCTCCTGCTCCAGGGGGGAAGGCTGGATCCTAAGCATATCAAAGCGGTCCTTAACCTTTCCCAGACCACCAGTCCTTCTTATATCCTCCTGGCTTCCCTGGACGTAGCCAGAAAGCAGATGATCCTCAAGGGCCGGAAACTCTTGGAACGGACCCTGGAGATAGCCCATTGGATCCGCGGAGAGCTATCCCGCATCGAAGGCCTGGCCATTATGGGTGAAGAGGTTACCTCCCTGCCTGGTTGCAGTTACCTGGACCCCACCAAGATTACTGTCAACGTCCAGGGGCTGGGGTTGTCCGGTTATGAAATGGAAACCCTTTTACGCCGGGAGTATAAAATCCAGGTCGAGCTCTCCGACCTCTATAACGTCCTGCTCCTGGTTTCCATAGGTGATAATGAGGAGACCGCCGGTAAGCTGGTAGCTGCCTTTAAAGATATAGCCAGGAAGCGCTCCTTAAAGAACGTAGTCCGCTTTTGCCCGCCCTTGCCGGCCATTCCCCGCATGGCGGTCTTGCCCCGGGAAGCCTTTTACAGCCAGACTTATTGCCTGGAATTGGATTATGCGGAAGGAGAAATCAGCGCCGAAGCCATTACCGCCTACCCGCCGGGTATCCCCCTGGTCTGCCCGGGAGAGGTTATTACCAGGGAGATTATAGATTACGTTAACCTGCTGAAAAGAGAGCATGCCGACTTGCAGGGGCCGGAAGACCCGGAACTCAAGGTTATCCGCGTCTTGAAGGATACGGTGAGTATGCTCGAACACGGGGCGGCCAGCCGGGCCGGGCTGGCCTGA
- the fbp gene encoding fructose-1,6-bisphosphate aldolase/phosphatase, with amino-acid sequence MGERITLSVIKADIGGFVGHSSVHPRLLETAERYLAESKLLIDYRVAHVGDDIDLIMTHKYGVDCPEIHHLAWNVFLQCTEVARELKLYGAGQDLLSDAFSGNVKGMGPGVAEMEFEERKSEPIIVFAADKTEPGAWNLPLYKMFADPFNTIGLVIDPKMHQGFRFEVYDLIKNERVEFSLPEELYDLLVFIGAPGRYCIKSVYSKTTGEIAAVSSTQRLNLMAGRYVGKDDPVCIVRCQSGLPAVGEALEPFVNPHLVAGWMRGSHIGPLMPVGLDQSAPTRFDGPLRVVAMGFQLSGGRLVGPQDFFGDVAFDKARQTANEIASYLRSLGPFEPHRLPLEDMEYTTMSEVMAKLKNRFVKVDHRDDREPAAEELGAK; translated from the coding sequence TTGGGTGAAAGGATTACATTAAGTGTCATTAAGGCAGACATTGGCGGCTTTGTGGGCCACTCCAGCGTCCACCCGCGGCTGCTGGAGACAGCGGAACGTTACCTGGCAGAAAGCAAGCTCCTCATTGATTACCGGGTGGCCCACGTTGGTGACGATATTGACCTTATTATGACTCATAAGTATGGCGTTGATTGCCCGGAAATTCATCATCTGGCCTGGAATGTTTTTCTCCAGTGTACCGAGGTGGCCCGGGAACTAAAGCTTTACGGCGCCGGCCAGGACCTGCTGTCGGATGCTTTCTCCGGTAATGTCAAGGGCATGGGTCCCGGGGTCGCGGAAATGGAGTTTGAAGAACGCAAGAGCGAACCTATAATCGTTTTTGCTGCCGATAAAACCGAACCCGGCGCCTGGAACCTTCCCCTTTATAAAATGTTTGCCGACCCCTTCAATACTATCGGCCTGGTCATCGATCCCAAGATGCACCAGGGATTCCGTTTCGAGGTCTATGACCTGATAAAAAACGAGCGGGTAGAGTTCTCCCTGCCGGAGGAGCTCTATGATCTCCTGGTCTTCATCGGCGCTCCGGGGCGTTACTGCATCAAGTCTGTTTACTCGAAGACAACCGGCGAGATTGCAGCCGTTTCCAGTACCCAACGCCTGAACCTCATGGCCGGGCGCTATGTCGGGAAGGACGATCCGGTCTGCATTGTCCGTTGCCAGAGCGGTCTGCCGGCTGTAGGTGAGGCCCTGGAGCCCTTCGTTAATCCCCACCTGGTAGCCGGCTGGATGCGGGGTTCTCATATCGGCCCCCTGATGCCGGTAGGCCTCGATCAGTCGGCACCGACACGCTTTGACGGGCCGCTGCGGGTGGTAGCCATGGGCTTCCAGCTGTCCGGCGGGCGATTGGTAGGGCCCCAGGACTTCTTCGGCGACGTGGCTTTTGATAAGGCCCGCCAGACGGCTAACGAGATTGCCAGCTACCTGCGTTCCCTGGGTCCATTCGAACCCCACCGCCTGCCCCTGGAGGACATGGAATACACCACCATGTCCGAGGTCATGGCCAAACTGAAGAACCGTTTTGTAAAGGTCGACCATCGGGACGACCGGGAACCGGCAGCCGAAGAATTGGGAGCCAAATAG
- a CDS encoding SLC13 family permease — MATATQTGTQAVATGKKAGTRWAYFIIGLAVLGLFYILPVPAGMKPAAMRTLGVMATTVFWWLTETLPIPVTALMVPLMLHFTGILSLDKSVAQSFGDSFVPFLIGVLALSVAFTMSGLGKRITYLLLALSGTKVSRVIGIYFLVSFVISMFVTDVAVVAMMLPIVVGLLQSVDAKPGESNLGRGLMMAIMFGSTLGGICTPSGVASNVITMSFLTKNAKIGVSFLDWVAIATPIFVAVGIIAWWLILKIFPSEIKELPYGKDMIHKELKGMGSWSIEEITTMVVFLLAVVLWLTSSWNGLPIAFVSLLILGLLSMPGVGVFKKWSDVEKRLEWGALMLVVGGFALGLAASQSGLAQWVAQHALKPMTILPRPLQPLAVTLLVAVDSLGFSSFTAAASVNVPFIIAYAQQNALPVLSMALAAGFAASTHFILVTESPSFVLPYAYGYFSFKDLFKIGVILTIVSAGAIAIGLVLAGMPAGVPLH, encoded by the coding sequence ATGGCCACTGCCACTCAAACCGGCACACAGGCGGTAGCAACCGGCAAAAAAGCTGGTACCAGGTGGGCTTATTTTATAATCGGCCTGGCTGTCCTGGGCCTCTTCTATATCTTACCTGTTCCGGCAGGTATGAAACCTGCGGCCATGCGCACCCTGGGGGTAATGGCGACCACAGTTTTCTGGTGGCTGACGGAGACGCTGCCCATTCCAGTTACGGCCTTAATGGTGCCGTTAATGCTTCATTTTACCGGAATCCTTAGTCTGGATAAATCTGTAGCCCAGAGTTTTGGTGATAGTTTTGTTCCTTTTTTGATAGGTGTTCTGGCCCTGTCGGTGGCCTTTACCATGTCCGGCCTGGGTAAACGGATCACTTATCTGCTGCTGGCCCTTTCAGGTACCAAAGTTAGCCGGGTAATCGGCATTTACTTCCTGGTATCCTTTGTAATCTCCATGTTCGTCACCGATGTGGCCGTGGTGGCGATGATGCTGCCGATCGTAGTAGGCTTGTTACAATCCGTGGATGCCAAACCGGGGGAGAGTAACCTGGGCCGGGGCTTGATGATGGCCATTATGTTTGGTTCTACCCTGGGCGGTATTTGTACACCTTCGGGGGTAGCTTCCAATGTCATTACCATGAGTTTTCTGACAAAAAACGCCAAAATAGGAGTATCGTTTCTTGACTGGGTAGCTATTGCTACACCTATCTTCGTAGCAGTCGGCATTATTGCCTGGTGGCTGATTCTCAAGATCTTTCCGTCGGAAATTAAAGAATTGCCCTACGGCAAAGATATGATTCACAAAGAACTCAAGGGAATGGGCTCCTGGTCCATCGAGGAAATAACTACCATGGTTGTTTTTCTCCTGGCGGTAGTCCTCTGGCTGACCAGTTCATGGAATGGATTGCCGATAGCTTTTGTCTCCCTTCTCATCCTGGGACTTTTATCAATGCCGGGTGTTGGAGTTTTCAAGAAATGGAGCGATGTGGAGAAACGCCTGGAATGGGGGGCCCTGATGCTTGTAGTAGGCGGCTTCGCCCTGGGCCTGGCAGCCAGCCAGAGTGGCCTGGCCCAGTGGGTGGCCCAGCACGCCCTGAAACCCATGACTATTCTTCCCCGGCCGCTGCAGCCACTGGCGGTGACCCTGTTGGTAGCAGTGGATTCCCTGGGCTTCTCCAGCTTTACAGCAGCTGCTTCGGTTAATGTACCCTTTATCATTGCCTACGCCCAGCAGAACGCCCTGCCAGTGCTGTCGATGGCCCTGGCGGCCGGTTTCGCCGCTTCCACCCATTTCATCCTGGTTACCGAGAGCCCGTCCTTTGTGTTACCCTATGCTTACGGGTACTTTAGTTTTAAGGACCTTTTCAAGATTGGCGTGATTCTAACCATAGTGAGCGCCGGGGCCATTGCCATCGGCCTGGTTCTCGCCGGCATGCCGGCAGGTGTACCGTTGCATTAA
- a CDS encoding zinc-dependent alcohol dehydrogenase, with the protein MTYMIPEKMKALVLFGPNDVRLVEKPVPKPGPGEVLVRVAACGICGTDVKIITKGMPKMPPYGEFTFGHEWAGTIVALGETVDEFQVGDRVAIEAHKGCGRCENCIDGKYTACLNYGRLDKGHRAAGMTVDGGFAEYAVQHVNSVYKIPDNITFNEATYVTTAGCALYAIDKSGGYIAGDTVLVIGPGPIGLSVVQGARSLGAEKIILMGTREDRLVKGRELGATHTINIREVADPVAEVMAITGGKGCERVFECAGNSQSFEYGIKAAKKGGVMVLVSFYKEPVMANLDYVVLNQISLLTVRGEGNQNCKRALSLMAQGKIDAKPIMTHAFPLEEFQKGLDYFVNRKDGAMKVVINP; encoded by the coding sequence ATGACTTATATGATCCCTGAAAAAATGAAAGCCCTGGTTCTCTTCGGCCCTAACGACGTGCGCCTGGTAGAAAAGCCGGTGCCCAAACCCGGCCCCGGCGAGGTGCTGGTCAGGGTGGCGGCCTGCGGCATCTGCGGCACCGATGTAAAGATTATCACCAAGGGCATGCCAAAGATGCCTCCCTACGGTGAATTTACCTTCGGCCATGAATGGGCCGGGACCATTGTCGCCCTGGGAGAAACAGTGGACGAATTCCAGGTCGGCGACCGGGTAGCCATCGAGGCTCACAAGGGTTGCGGCCGCTGTGAAAACTGCATCGACGGCAAGTACACTGCCTGCCTAAACTACGGCCGCCTGGACAAGGGCCACCGGGCCGCGGGCATGACGGTAGACGGTGGCTTTGCCGAGTATGCCGTCCAGCATGTAAATTCAGTCTACAAGATTCCCGACAATATTACTTTCAACGAAGCCACCTATGTGACTACGGCCGGCTGTGCCCTCTACGCCATCGACAAGAGCGGCGGTTATATTGCCGGGGATACGGTCCTGGTCATCGGCCCCGGCCCTATTGGTCTCTCTGTGGTCCAGGGAGCCCGGTCCCTGGGGGCCGAAAAGATCATCCTCATGGGAACCCGAGAAGACCGCCTGGTCAAGGGTCGTGAGCTCGGCGCCACCCATACCATTAATATTCGTGAGGTGGCCGATCCCGTTGCCGAAGTAATGGCCATCACCGGTGGTAAGGGCTGCGAGCGGGTTTTTGAGTGCGCCGGCAACTCTCAGTCCTTCGAGTACGGCATCAAAGCGGCTAAAAAGGGCGGTGTCATGGTCCTGGTTTCCTTCTATAAGGAACCGGTAATGGCTAACCTGGATTATGTCGTCTTAAACCAGATCAGCCTGCTCACCGTACGCGGTGAGGGCAACCAGAACTGTAAGCGCGCCCTGTCACTGATGGCCCAGGGTAAGATTGACGCCAAACCAATTATGACCCACGCCTTCCCGTTAGAAGAGTTCCAGAAGGGCCTGGATTACTTCGTCAACCGCAAAGACGGGGCCATGAAGGTGGTTATCAACCCCTAA
- a CDS encoding Tm-1-like ATP-binding domain-containing protein, giving the protein MTAKDIAIIATVDTKEAEARFLQEFITSHGWQAPVLDVSTHRPHNFQATYSREEICRRAGVEYKDLGTLHRDAMMATMGRGAARVLMELYDRGELAGVLGIGGNQGTAIAAMAMRSLPVGLPKLIVSTVASGNVRPYVEYKDITMMFSVADLLGGPNTVSRTILSNAAGAVIGMAAWGQPLKAGERPVIAITALGNTDPAVAAARGRLVELGYEVIAFHASGTCGSAMEELIEAGLINGVLDLTPHELIGEVHGADIYTPLRPRLEAAGRRGIPQVVSLGGLDYFCFGPADTIPQRFQGRKTHYHNPYNTNVRATGGELAQVGEVMAAKLNAARGPVVVMVPLKGWSENGRAGGPLYDQEADAALVASLEANLNPGIKLMKLNAHINDPIFAASAVAVLHQLMEVSRPVDGTFPREAVEKGTLPPKNPKWRRSLTPESAIVKQAPR; this is encoded by the coding sequence GTGACAGCGAAGGACATTGCCATTATCGCCACAGTAGACACCAAAGAGGCCGAAGCCCGTTTTCTGCAGGAGTTTATCACCAGTCATGGCTGGCAGGCCCCGGTGCTGGATGTCAGCACTCATCGTCCCCATAATTTTCAGGCGACCTATTCCAGGGAAGAGATCTGCCGCCGGGCTGGGGTGGAGTACAAGGATTTGGGCACCTTGCACCGGGATGCCATGATGGCAACCATGGGCCGCGGAGCGGCCCGGGTATTAATGGAACTTTATGACCGGGGAGAGCTGGCGGGCGTCCTGGGCATCGGCGGCAACCAGGGTACGGCCATAGCAGCTATGGCCATGCGCTCTTTGCCTGTCGGGCTGCCCAAGTTAATAGTTTCTACGGTGGCCTCGGGCAATGTCCGGCCCTATGTAGAGTACAAGGACATTACCATGATGTTCTCAGTAGCCGACCTGCTGGGTGGTCCCAACACCGTCAGCCGCACTATCCTCAGCAATGCTGCCGGGGCGGTGATAGGAATGGCCGCCTGGGGCCAGCCCCTGAAGGCGGGGGAACGGCCGGTAATTGCCATCACAGCTCTGGGCAATACCGACCCGGCAGTAGCAGCCGCCCGGGGGCGACTGGTGGAACTGGGTTACGAAGTGATAGCCTTTCATGCTTCCGGGACCTGCGGATCAGCCATGGAAGAACTAATCGAAGCAGGGTTAATAAACGGCGTTCTGGATCTGACCCCCCACGAGTTGATCGGCGAGGTCCATGGCGCTGATATTTATACTCCCCTGCGGCCGCGCCTGGAAGCTGCAGGCAGGCGGGGGATTCCCCAAGTTGTTTCCTTGGGCGGCCTGGATTACTTCTGTTTTGGACCGGCAGATACCATACCGCAGCGTTTCCAAGGCCGGAAGACCCACTACCATAACCCCTACAATACCAATGTCCGGGCTACCGGGGGTGAACTGGCCCAGGTAGGCGAAGTCATGGCCGCCAAGCTAAATGCCGCTCGCGGTCCGGTGGTGGTGATGGTCCCTCTCAAGGGCTGGTCGGAAAACGGCCGGGCCGGTGGCCCCCTGTACGATCAGGAAGCCGACGCCGCTCTGGTGGCGTCCCTGGAGGCCAACCTGAATCCCGGGATAAAACTTATGAAACTCAACGCCCATATTAACGACCCGATCTTCGCCGCCAGCGCCGTCGCTGTTTTGCACCAGTTGATGGAGGTTTCTCGGCCGGTAGATGGCACCTTTCCCAGGGAAGCCGTGGAGAAGGGCACACTCCCTCCAAAAAACCCGAAATGGAGGCGATCGTTAACGCCAGAAAGCGCAATCGTAAAGCAAGCACCAAGGTGA
- a CDS encoding sugar phosphate isomerase/epimerase family protein translates to MRASIYEYMKVGIVHFKAFPEVVNGTGPVVETLQRIAEDDFFTAVEVGWIRDIKQRMEAARLLRIAHLEVCYACQPAIFSQKLNLNSLEPGERKRAIKQVFNCLKEASDLGAVAVRIPAGKDPGAERREEAKKLLVDSLSQICEYAREMGNPAITLKIFDRDIDKESLIGHFCDAFDIARQLCPSYPKFGLLADLSHFPLLREKPEEALPLVKDYLTAFHIGNCVMKDRRHPIYGDLQPRFGVEDGEIDTPQVSAYFRLLADMGLIGPEKWPVLSAEVRPLLPGETSELILANAKRVIKEAWALA, encoded by the coding sequence ATGCGGGCCTCCATTTATGAGTATATGAAGGTGGGGATCGTCCATTTCAAAGCCTTCCCCGAGGTCGTCAATGGGACCGGGCCGGTGGTCGAGACACTGCAACGTATTGCTGAAGACGATTTTTTTACCGCCGTGGAAGTCGGCTGGATTCGGGATATCAAGCAACGTATGGAAGCCGCCCGTTTATTGAGAATTGCCCACCTGGAGGTTTGCTACGCCTGCCAGCCAGCTATCTTTTCCCAGAAATTAAACCTAAATTCCCTGGAGCCCGGGGAGAGAAAGCGGGCCATCAAGCAGGTCTTTAACTGCCTGAAGGAGGCCTCGGACCTGGGTGCCGTGGCCGTACGCATCCCGGCGGGTAAAGACCCCGGTGCGGAACGGCGGGAGGAAGCGAAGAAACTCCTGGTCGATTCCTTGAGCCAGATCTGCGAATATGCCCGGGAGATGGGGAACCCGGCCATTACCCTTAAGATCTTTGACCGGGATATTGACAAAGAATCCTTAATTGGCCATTTCTGTGATGCTTTTGATATTGCCAGACAATTATGTCCGAGTTACCCTAAGTTTGGACTCCTGGCGGATCTCTCCCACTTCCCGTTGCTACGGGAAAAACCCGAGGAGGCCCTGCCCCTGGTTAAAGACTACCTGACGGCCTTTCACATCGGCAACTGTGTTATGAAAGACCGGCGTCACCCCATATATGGCGACTTGCAGCCCCGGTTCGGGGTGGAAGACGGAGAGATTGACACGCCCCAGGTCAGCGCCTATTTCCGCCTCCTGGCCGATATGGGTCTCATCGGGCCGGAAAAATGGCCGGTCTTGAGTGCTGAGGTGCGCCCCCTCCTGCCAGGCGAGACTTCAGAGTTAATTCTGGCCAACGCCAAGCGTGTCATTAAGGAAGCCTGGGCCCTGGCTTAA
- a CDS encoding class II aldolase/adducin family protein codes for MTDLDAITGLQQELVAVSRQIFARNLTSATSGNISARVPGHPEQVLIKATGKSFGDVEPEDFVLVDLEGNILAGLGKPSKEIRFHLGIMKARPEVGAVFHGHSAYATAYVTARGDLPVVTAAAEGNLGKIGIIGFAPAGSVELAEMVNRAFKDPELKAAVMTRHGFITVGPDVHRAFYLADVLEDNARVAFLMAQLG; via the coding sequence ATGACAGATCTCGACGCGATTACTGGATTGCAGCAGGAACTGGTTGCTGTGAGCAGGCAAATCTTTGCCCGTAACCTCACATCGGCCACCAGCGGTAACATCAGTGCCCGGGTTCCCGGTCACCCGGAACAGGTCCTGATTAAAGCTACTGGTAAATCCTTCGGCGACGTAGAGCCGGAAGATTTCGTGCTGGTAGATCTGGAAGGCAACATTCTGGCCGGTTTAGGTAAACCCTCCAAAGAGATCCGCTTCCACCTGGGCATCATGAAGGCCCGGCCGGAGGTTGGAGCTGTCTTCCACGGCCATTCGGCTTACGCCACGGCCTATGTAACCGCCAGGGGCGATTTACCCGTAGTCACGGCGGCGGCCGAAGGTAACCTGGGTAAGATCGGCATTATTGGCTTTGCACCGGCGGGTTCAGTAGAACTGGCTGAAATGGTCAACAGGGCCTTTAAAGATCCTGAACTTAAGGCCGCTGTAATGACCCGCCATGGCTTTATCACCGTGGGTCCGGATGTCCACCGGGCTTTTTACCTGGCCGACGTCCTGGAGGATAATGCCAGGGTAGCCTTCCTGATGGCTCAGCTGGGTTAA
- a CDS encoding creatininase family protein, whose translation MKSYNLLECSYVDAQEWFKETDTVMVPVGSCEKHGAHVPLGTDSFTTISVTERAAKIANVPYTPLLPFGYSAHHMGRVGEGCGTVTLSAETFRRVLYDIARSLIYHGANKIVFVTHHGSNTKPIDELLRKLRYQTGAFVAFYKTPTERECEVVKGILEGPPEETPGWHAGEMETAQMMAYDERLVDMSRAVNDRAHAPAWMGPNFSKKDGTVTVMFRGSENIFVPMEHHEYSDHATIGNPFRGTKEKGLKLFEKEAEHLAAFLEEVKKFPFKVENRDFPERA comes from the coding sequence ATGAAAAGCTACAACCTCTTAGAATGCTCCTACGTCGATGCCCAAGAGTGGTTCAAAGAAACCGATACCGTCATGGTGCCGGTGGGTAGTTGTGAGAAGCACGGCGCTCACGTCCCCCTTGGCACCGACAGTTTTACAACTATTTCCGTTACTGAAAGAGCTGCCAAGATTGCCAATGTTCCTTATACACCCTTGCTCCCCTTTGGCTATTCAGCCCACCACATGGGCCGGGTCGGCGAAGGTTGTGGCACGGTAACCCTGTCTGCCGAGACCTTCCGCCGGGTGCTCTACGATATCGCCCGCAGCCTGATTTACCACGGCGCCAATAAAATCGTCTTTGTCACCCATCACGGCTCCAACACCAAGCCTATTGACGAACTCCTCCGTAAACTGCGCTATCAGACCGGCGCTTTTGTCGCCTTTTACAAGACCCCGACCGAGCGTGAATGTGAAGTAGTTAAAGGCATCCTCGAGGGTCCCCCGGAAGAAACCCCTGGCTGGCACGCCGGCGAAATGGAGACCGCTCAGATGATGGCCTATGATGAAAGGTTGGTCGATATGAGCCGGGCAGTCAACGACCGCGCTCATGCCCCGGCCTGGATGGGCCCCAACTTTTCCAAGAAGGACGGCACCGTGACGGTCATGTTCCGGGGTTCGGAAAATATCTTCGTACCCATGGAGCACCACGAGTACTCCGATCACGCCACCATTGGGAACCCCTTCCGGGGTACCAAAGAAAAGGGCCTGAAGCTATTTGAAAAAGAAGCCGAGCACCTGGCGGCCTTCCTGGAGGAAGTGAAGAAGTTTCCATTCAAAGTAGAGAACCGCGATTTCCCCGAGAGGGCTTAA
- a CDS encoding LacI family DNA-binding transcriptional regulator, whose translation MVTIKDVARHAGVSVTTVSRVLNNSQHPISPATKQRVLAAIEELGFCPNAAARSLQLNETRTIGLILPDIANPYYPGIVRGVEDVAHESGYTVILCNTDRSRERTQEYLRVLREKRVDGVIFTGGGAVEDASQSHFFDQERIATVVIGRHRGKLPAVQVNNTLAAREAVEHLLSLGHRRIATITGPATSTTASDRLDGYRCALAGRGMKVDPLLIVEGNFEFESGYQAIDRLPLRGPGAITAIFAHNDLMAIGAMKALQERGLQVPGDIAVMGFDNIPLASFITPQLSTVAVPVYDLGVTAMKVLAELLAGREVPPVTTLATKLQVRDSTIIK comes from the coding sequence GTGGTCACTATTAAAGACGTAGCCAGACATGCCGGGGTGTCGGTTACTACGGTCTCCCGGGTCCTCAACAACAGCCAGCATCCTATCAGTCCTGCTACCAAACAGCGCGTTCTAGCAGCCATCGAAGAACTCGGCTTTTGCCCCAACGCCGCGGCCCGCAGCCTGCAGCTCAATGAAACCAGGACCATTGGCCTTATCCTGCCGGATATCGCCAACCCCTACTACCCCGGCATCGTCCGGGGCGTCGAGGACGTGGCCCATGAATCCGGTTACACGGTTATCCTCTGCAATACCGACCGTTCCCGTGAACGTACTCAGGAATACTTAAGAGTGCTACGGGAAAAGCGGGTGGACGGAGTAATCTTTACCGGCGGCGGGGCCGTGGAAGACGCCAGCCAGAGCCACTTTTTCGACCAGGAAAGAATAGCTACCGTGGTTATCGGACGTCACCGTGGCAAACTGCCGGCGGTGCAGGTGAATAATACCCTGGCGGCACGGGAGGCGGTAGAGCATCTGCTATCCCTGGGACACAGGCGTATCGCAACTATCACTGGACCGGCGACCTCAACTACAGCCAGTGATCGCCTGGATGGTTACCGGTGTGCCCTGGCCGGGCGAGGTATGAAAGTAGACCCCCTTTTAATCGTTGAAGGTAATTTTGAATTCGAGAGCGGGTACCAGGCTATTGACCGGCTGCCCCTCAGGGGCCCCGGGGCTATAACGGCTATCTTTGCCCATAACGATTTGATGGCTATCGGGGCTATGAAGGCCCTTCAGGAACGGGGCTTACAGGTTCCCGGCGATATAGCAGTTATGGGCTTTGACAATATTCCCCTCGCTTCCTTTATCACCCCCCAGCTTTCTACCGTTGCTGTTCCTGTCTATGACCTGGGGGTAACGGCCATGAAGGTGCTGGCTGAGCTCCTCGCCGGCCGGGAGGTGCCGCCGGTCACCACCCTGGCTACCAAGCTCCAGGTCCGGGACTCTACTATAATTAAATAA